The Capsicum annuum cultivar UCD-10X-F1 chromosome 3, UCD10Xv1.1, whole genome shotgun sequence genomic sequence GTTGTACAGTTACCAATGACTTTCCTAAGGAAAGCATTCTAGCACCACCTTTCCTTTTGGTGATTGTGCATTAATTCTGAGATATTTCAGTGTTAactatctattttctcaaatcAAGTAAACTAAAGTTGGTCTCCCACTTTGAGTGGGCATGTTAGAATATCAAGTTAACGTGTCTAAATTCATATATGGTAGGATTCATCAATTGAATAATGAAATCTTATAAAATAATTTGTCGTGTGCCTTAAGATATTCTCTATTTAGTTATAGAATATCTACTTACCTTATTAGCATAGGGATCAATTACCTACcatattattcataatttctcaTATAACGAGCACATATTGTATATTTTAAATCAAGTCAATCAATTGCTTTTATATTTTCGTGGTACACATGTCGACAGTCGACGACAACTTCGCTCAAAGTGTTTAGAGTTATATGTATTGAATTATAGGACTATCTCATCTTAAAGCTTAAGTTGTTTGGGAGAACATATTTTTATCTACTTAGTTATACCATCAAGAAACCTCCTCACTCTTGGGCATGTTTCTTTTTCATCAGTCAAGCATGTGGAAATTCTTTTTGATAATAGGTGCAAGAACCTTTTTCTACTTTAGTACGAATTCTGTGACCATCTATTCTAAAAGCTTAAGTTGTTAGAGAGAGAGAGCATATGCTTATTCAATTGTATCTTCAGCTTAGCGAGGACATGCCCTTAGATAGGAGGTTGTGGAGGTcgtggattagggtagaagatTAGTAGGTGGTGGAGTGTTGTAGTTCATGGTATTAGTCGTATTCTTGTAGTATATTGCTTTTGATTTTTATCATCATATGTGTTTATTGTGTTTCGGTTGTCGCACTATTTGGTTGCTGATACTTCTTCCTTAACTACTGGCTATGTTTTCTTCATTGTTGTCTTTTCCCTTtcatacctactttgatttgttgTACTCGTGCCGAGGGGCCTTTGGAAACATCATCTTTGCCTTCacgaggtagaggtaaggtctgcgtatactctatcctccccagaccccacttgtgggatttcactaggtatgttgttgttgttttagtcATGGCAATATTTGCTTCCTTTGAAGCTTTCAGCTTTATGTAGGAGTTGTCTTACAGCCTGCTCTTTGCATGGCTAGCATAACAAAGTTTTTTGGTTTGCACGAATCTATTTCAAATAGTCcttgataaaaaaagaatttttttgtcCTCCTTTTGCTATACGTGGATGAGTAATGGCGTATGTTCAATAAATGATCTAAAGAGAAGATTAAGAACACATAAATCTACGAGACCTCACATGGGAGGGCCCACACGAAGTGATTCGCCCCTGAAAAGACTCTACACGTGATGTTCCGAAAACATAATCAGCTGACTTAGTAAattagaattaattaattaatcttgcccagacctcacttgtgggtacactgggtatattgttgttgtggtGTGGTTGTAGTTATTAATCTTGCATGTATCTTGACAAAGATTCTCTGTTCAGAATTTGTTGTTATAAGAGTATTCAGCTTGACGGGGAGCCTGGATTTTTGCAGTTTCTGTTGAGTGTCATTTTCTCATTAATTACACGCTTTAATTCTTTTTGATATTCTTTTTGGAGCTTACTGTATATCTTGGCCGGATGTCTATATGcctttcttatttcttttctcaCCTTTGACATTTTTTCTGTACTTTCCTCTTGCAGTAACAAGCTCTTCAGTTTTTGTCAATTTGCCTGCTGCTGCTCTCGTAATTGTTATGCTTCGTTATCTATCTCTGGACTTCGATGCACGAATAAAAGCTGCTACATATAAAAGCAAGTCATCCTCATTAAATAGTACTATTCAGAAGAAACAGTTAGATGGTCCTAGAACAGTTAATGAGAAGTCTGATTGGAGGAGGAAAGTGGATTCGCCTATTGTGGAAGATGCAATAGACCACTTCACCAGACACATAGTCTCTGAGTGGGTGACAGATCTCTGGTACTGCCGTATAACTTCTGATAGACAGGGTCCTGAGGAACTTGTGCAGATCATGAATGGTGTGCTAGGGGAAATTTCATGTCGGATGAGATCCATCAATCTTATAGATCTTTTAACAAGGTTTCAGAATTGTAGTTACAGGATGCTACTGACATATTTCCTCTTTAGcttatgttatattatatccTCAAGGAAGTCATTCATTGGGATCATGCAGGGATATTGTCAGTCTAATATGCACTCATTTGGAACTGTTCCGTACATGCAAAATgaggattgaaaaaaaatattcaagatcGTTGACTATAGAAGAGCGAGATCTGGAACTTAAACTGACGCTGGCTGCAGATGACAAGTTACATCCAGCTTTGTTTTCTCCAGAAGCTGAACACAAGGTAATCTCATTCCTTTATCttaacaaaatcaatattcaGTTCTTCTGAACTATTAATTTAGGATTCTGTCATTTCATTCACACCATTTTCTTCTCTATCTGCAGGTTCTCCAGCATCTCATGGATGGTCTCATTTCATTCACGTTCAAACCAGAGGACTTGCAATGCTCTTTATTTCGCTACATTGTGAGAGAGCTTCTTGCTTGCGTTGTGATACGACCAGTACTGAATTTAGCTAACCCTAGGTAACTATTCCTTGGATCATGCTTCCTGTAGCCGTATCCTCTTGTTTCTGTTGCTTTATTTTATCACCAAAATTTTGTCAGGTTCATTAACGAGAGgattgaatctctagctatttcCTTAAAGAAGTCTGACAAAGGGCGTACTGCAGCTCAAACAGGAAACCAATCAAGTCCAAGTGATTCTGAAAAGTTACCAGCAGATCATTTTTCTGAGGTGTTGGATCCTTCTGCAAAGGGTGTTGAACTTGTTCAATTTAAAAAAGACCAAACTAACGATACTATGGAGAACAATATGTTGGACAAGGGGAATGGAACAGATTTGTCAAAGGATCCTTTGCTTTCAATTGATACACGGTCTACTCGTTCTTGGAGTTCTTTGCCATCACAAACCAACACAGATGATGGGAGAGGTCTCCAGAGACACCGCTCTGGAGGAGAGTGGGGTGAAATGCTAGATTTGGTGTCACGTCGAAAGGCTGAAACCCTGGCTCCAGAAAACTTAGACAACATGTGGACAAAAGGAAGtaactataaaaggaaagaagAGGGCAATCTAGTATCAGATTCACTCCAACAGAAAGGGATGTTTAGACAGAAAGAAAGTGAGAGAGAAAATAAGGTTAACGTGAACCATTATTTGAAAGCTGATACTCAACCTTTTCAATATCAAGAGGAAGATGAGCAAAACTTGGATAAGGTCGAATCAGAGAGCACTAGTTCTTACACTACTGATGATGAGGAACCTAGTAGTGTGACAGGTCTTGATTCTCCTGGTATTTTAGTGTGGGATGCAAAAAATAGAAGGAATGTCAATCACATTCATCATCCACTTGAAAGTAGTGTTGGTCGTAAGACAAGAAAGGGAAAAGCTAGCAAAGGTCATATTCGCTCTAAGTACTTAAATAAAGTACCATCTATGAGGAAAAAATCCAGAGCGAGTAGCCAAACAGAGCATGTATGGCAAGAGATTCAAAGATCGAGCTTCTTATTAGGGGATGGACATGATATATTAAACtctaaagaaaatgaaaaaccAGAAGTTCTGAGTGATCACTCTGATGCAGAAATCCCTGGTAGAATTTCAAGTGGCACCAATgcatcatcatcttctttgtcAAGCAGCATTCTCGAAAATCAGAAAATGGGTGCTATTTCTGTTAAAAGTTCTGTAATTGCTGATTCCTTTTTGAAGTTAACATGTGAGGTAAGAAGTGATTGCCATCCTTTTCACATAATCTTCACTTTTTGTGTGTTTGGTAGGAAGGAAAACATATTTCAGATTTCCCCCCCAATTTTTCCATGTTTGGTCGGTCAAAATTTTTCAGAAGATATTTTTCCCAAGAttacatttttctcaaaaaattggAAAATAACTTCCACGGCATGCATAGGAAAGTCATTTAACCACCGGCAATACACACCCGGATTTTCTGGCGGTACACTCCTGATTTCTTTCTCCTCCCCCACCCTTACTTCTCCGACAGAAAAAGCCCAAAGAAGGTTACAAAGTCGAAGTTTCCAGTTTACCATACAGTTTATTTTGATGCTTTTGATTATATTGTATTAGTACTCTTAACAGTAACTCATCTTCCTCGTTttccaattttctttttttttttagacattcgaaatcaagtccatatttgaaaataaaacccCGTAGTTTCTTATAAAACGAAATTGAGGGTTCTAATTATTAGTGCTcctctattttaattttgttaatttaCTTTATCTaatcatttttaataaataactaaTTAATCTCTCTTTGCATTTTTATATAGACattttaaataaaaactaaataggAATTATTttactccttccaaccaaaagaGTGGAAAGTAGTTTCCTCTTCAATGGTCAACCAAATATTGAGAGATACTTTCtggaaaattatttcatttaCCAACTGAACTTTAGAAAATAAGTTAGAGAACCACTTATTTTCATGAAAAAGCATTTTCATTgggaaatattttccttcataacAAACCCACCCTTTATGAATTACTTTTGCAGCTTTGGATATCCACAAATGTTTCCTTCCCTGTGTTGCAGGTCTTGAGTGCCAATATTGTAAAGAGTGGCTCAAAAACTTTTGCCGTGTATTCCTTATCTGTTACAGACGTGAACAATCATAGTTGGTCCATCAAAAGAAGGTCTTGTTATGTAACTTTTTgcttttatcattattttgaatGGCAAACACCTCCATATCCAGAATATCATCTCATCCTACTATCCTATGTGTAATGCACTTTTTTGCTTCTGCTTGTACAGGTTTCGGCATTTTGAGGAGCTACACAGACGTCTTAAGGAGTATCATGAGTACAATCTTAATTTGCCACCCAAACATTTCCTCTCTTCAGGTCTGGATGTGCAAGTCATTCGAGACCGATGCAAATTTCTTAACGAATATATGAAGGTGGTGCTCTAACATATAGCATCTAGAAGTTTACTATTACTTTCTGATCTATAATAGGGTACTGTTATTTATATGAGTTCTCTTTGATATAACAATATTGTACTTAAGTTCGGACCTCCATATACTGTTTCACTTCTATTTATTGTATATTTTATCTTGGTCTTAACGTAAGGCTGCGTGCAATAGATCCTTCTGGTCGGGTCCTTCCCCAGACCCTGTGCATATTGGGAGCTTTATTGCACTGGGCTGCCCCCTCCccctccctttttttttttgtgtgttattGACTTCCATGTTTCTTGAAAATGTCCTTTGTCTTCCTGAAGTTGATGAAGTATGACTAGTTACAAGTGATATATGATGTCATGGGAAGCTTCAACAATCAAGAAAATCGAAACTATCGTGTTCACTATTTTTCTTCCCAGTTCaatttgtttccttttttccgCTAGATGACATCTTTAATTTTCATTTGGTTCGGTTTTTCTGATTTTCTCACAGAAACTGCTGCAGCTCCCAACTGTTTCCAATTCCATTGAGGTTTGGGACTTCCTCAGTGTTGATTCACAGGTATTATCGATTTCCTATTTCTTTAAGCTTTGGATACATTCTTTGAACAACGAGCATTGATCTTGTAAATTGTTGTGCAGACATATAGCTTTTCAAATTCCCTTTCCATGATCGATACATTACCAGGTGAGTAACTTAGTTGGCATGGCTGGGTGCAGAAGGTTGCCTTTCGATTTTTATGTTAATCTTAAATGATTCTTTTTATTGACTTTCAGTTAATCTGGACGATACAGTAGCCAAAGTAAGTAAAGGACCTCTGCCTAAGATTGGCCCGAGAACTGATATCATATCCCCCACGGGACAGCATTATGCTGAAAGAAGGGAGCGAGTGTTGATGCATCATCCTGTGGTGGATGAATCAAGATTTGGCAAAAATCATGTCACACTGTCCCCTCCAAAAAGATCCCCCAAAGGAACTTTTGAGGATTCAAGTAGTGACTCTGACAGTTTACAAACAAATAAAGTTTCAATCCCAACCACAAAAACGATGTTACAATCGGCTGAAACTAATTCACGCGTCTCGCATGCATCATCTGAATCCTTTGCCGATGCTCCTGTTGATTCCTCGCTTCCCGTAGAGGTAGCTGCTACTGACTTGAGTTGGTGGATTGAATGATGTGCAagtttcctttttaaaaaaaaaaaaatgatgcctCCACCTTTGGTTTCTATAGGAAGACTTACATGTAGTTTTACAAttaaaaaatagagtcacatgTGGTTTTAGCCTTTCGATGACCTAAGAATGGTTTTGAACCTCTTTTTTTGTTTCACTGTAGTGGGTGCCTCCAAAGGTAAGTGCACCCGTTCTCGACCTGGTGGACGTCATTTTTCAGCTCCAAGATGGTGGATGGATCAGGTATTATTCTTGTCGAACTATTATGCTCTTGGACCTCATTGATTACTCATTTCTGCTGTAACTTTCTGGGGGTGTCTTCCAGGAGAAAGGCATTCTGGGTGGCAAAACAGGTTTTGCAATTGGGAATGGGTGATGCATTTGATGACTGGTTGATTGAGAAAATCCAGCGTTTGCGCAGGGGTTCAGTAGTTGCTGCAGGTATCAGACGTGTGGAGCAGGCAAGTCTCACAATTTAGTTGTGTTTCCCTTTTCATGCTAATAACAACAAATCAACTTGAATTCCCGGTTGTGATTTAATCTATTACTACGTCTGAAATAATAGTGTATTTGTTTTTCAGGATTTGCTAATTCAAACAATTCACTGTCCTCCTTTTGTTATCTTTTCATCTTTTGGGTCTTATGTATGTTTCCCTTCCTTTTTCTTGGGGTGGGCGGGGACTTggtttattttgtaattttactTTAAGAGAAAAAGCTATAGTAGTAAGTATTGCTGTGTTCAGAACATATGTGCCAGATGACAGACGTCGTGTATGCTTTTTCATAGAAGCCTGTAAAAGTAGTTTCAGATAACTCATGATACCCAAGATCGTGTGATTAACATTCTGTTGATACTGTATTGTGTGTTCTCATTCTTTGTGCTCCATGTAGATTCTGTGGCCTGATGGAATATTTATAACAAAGCATCCAAGGCGACAACGTCCTACGCCATCTGCCAGTCCACCTGTTAGTTCTCCACACAATCAACCTCCTACTCCATCATCGTCACCAACGGTAGAGGATATCCAGAAACTGGATGAGATGCAACAGAAGGAAGCAGAACGGCGTGCAAACCTTGTATATGAGCTGATGATTGGTAGGTCACCCGAAAAACATGTGCCATTGGCTATTTGACCATTTCAACATTCATGAAAATCCACCGTTATCTAGTTTGCGATTATTCACTCTGATAACCTTTACAGAAAAAGCTCCTGCTGCTGTTGTTGGACTCGTTGGTCACAAGGAATATGAAAAATGTGCAAAGGATCTTTATTACTTCATCCAGGTAATATAGGCAGTGCCTCTAAGATCTGCTTTAAATTTTATAATGTCGTTTCAAATCTCCGTCTTGTTTTGGTTTGTGTTCTAAGACACCTTTCCTGAAGTACAACTAATTACTCAACTGTTCCTTTCACAGTCATCTGTGTGTCTAAAGCTGTTAGTCCTTGATCTTGTTGAGCTGATACTGTTGTCTGCTTTCCCGGAGCTGGATGCCGTGTTCAGCACATTGTATAAGGAGAAGGGGAAGTTTGGCGAGCTCAAAATAGATTAGTGTGTGCGAGTTTCAAGTCAGCTAGTCCATCTTATATAGGAAATTATATCAaaaagtttttgctttagtaTTTTCTCTCCCCTTGTCCCTCCTTGGAACTGATTTTTGCATACATTTTCTTTCCCTATGGCATTCCTGGGAAACGATTTTTGCTTACATATCTTGTCCGCAAGCTGTTAACAGCGTGAAAATTTTGTTTTGTGGAAGAATTTTCTTAGAAACACAAAACTGTTAAAAGTTGAGTTAGAATCAGTCTCCTTGAGCACATgtaaattagattttttttttcgttGGACTGTAAAACTATATTTTGACCAATACCCTTGTAAATATCAGCAAGGTAGAGATACAGTATCTCAGCAACATTGTATTTTTCAGGACATATGTTCTGCCATACAATCAGTGTCATAGTTCATTGCAAATTTCCCTTCATAGAAAATTAATGGTTCACATATGCAGTATTTATAACGATTGCCATTATAGCATAAAGCTCAGTAATATGCAAAGGTTATCAATCAGAGTAGACGCACAAAAACCTAGCAACTGAAGGCCATCGTGAGTGCACGACCGACTCCAGTAAAGGCCATAGCTTATTACTTCTCAACTATTAATAAACC encodes the following:
- the LOC107861814 gene encoding uncharacterized protein LOC107861814, translating into MSTQGQVVTVKDLIEEAKKRIVILLLCVTGLSYIMSLTSSSVFVNLPAAALVIVMLRYLSLDFDARIKAATYKSKSSSLNSTIQKKQLDGPRTVNEKSDWRRKVDSPIVEDAIDHFTRHIVSEWVTDLWYCRITSDRQGPEELVQIMNGVLGEISCRMRSINLIDLLTRDIVSLICTHLELFRTCKMRIEKKYSRSLTIEERDLELKLTLAADDKLHPALFSPEAEHKVLQHLMDGLISFTFKPEDLQCSLFRYIVRELLACVVIRPVLNLANPRFINERIESLAISLKKSDKGRTAAQTGNQSSPSDSEKLPADHFSEVLDPSAKGVELVQFKKDQTNDTMENNMLDKGNGTDLSKDPLLSIDTRSTRSWSSLPSQTNTDDGRGLQRHRSGGEWGEMLDLVSRRKAETLAPENLDNMWTKGSNYKRKEEGNLVSDSLQQKGMFRQKESERENKVNVNHYLKADTQPFQYQEEDEQNLDKVESESTSSYTTDDEEPSSVTGLDSPGILVWDAKNRRNVNHIHHPLESSVGRKTRKGKASKGHIRSKYLNKVPSMRKKSRASSQTEHVWQEIQRSSFLLGDGHDILNSKENEKPEVLSDHSDAEIPGRISSGTNASSSSLSSSILENQKMGAISVKSSVIADSFLKLTCEVLSANIVKSGSKTFAVYSLSVTDVNNHSWSIKRRFRHFEELHRRLKEYHEYNLNLPPKHFLSSGLDVQVIRDRCKFLNEYMKKLLQLPTVSNSIEVWDFLSVDSQTYSFSNSLSMIDTLPVNLDDTVAKVSKGPLPKIGPRTDIISPTGQHYAERRERVLMHHPVVDESRFGKNHVTLSPPKRSPKGTFEDSSSDSDSLQTNKVSIPTTKTMLQSAETNSRVSHASSESFADAPVDSSLPVEWVPPKVSAPVLDLVDVIFQLQDGGWIRRKAFWVAKQVLQLGMGDAFDDWLIEKIQRLRRGSVVAAGIRRVEQILWPDGIFITKHPRRQRPTPSASPPVSSPHNQPPTPSSSPTVEDIQKLDEMQQKEAERRANLVYELMIEKAPAAVVGLVGHKEYEKCAKDLYYFIQSSVCLKLLVLDLVELILLSAFPELDAVFSTLYKEKGKFGELKID